A region of the Halostella limicola genome:
CGCTTCAGGCGAACGTTGCCGGATCATACGCTCCCCCACGATGATTACGGACTTATGCGTTTGGGAAGCAAGGCCCGGGCGTCCGCTCGGCCGATCCACGGGTCGAACACCCCTCGAACCGGGGATGTGATAAGGGGGCGGACGCAATTACTGCCTACCCGTGCTTTCGACTACTTCCCGCGGGTCGCCGCGGGTGACGCCGCATTCTCCCCCGACAGAGGGGGCCCGACCGTAACCATGACCGGACACCACACAGCCACCGGCAGTCCGTTCGCGCCGCATACGCCAGACGAGACGGCTGAGATGCTCTCGGTCGTCGGCGCTGACGACGTCGACGACCTGTTCGACATCCCCGACCCCGTCCGCTTCGACGGCGAGTTCGGGATCGAGCAGCGAAGCGAGCGCGCGATCAAGCGCGAACTGCGCGAGACGCTCGGCGAGAACGCCGACCTGACGGAGTTTCTCGGCCGCGGCCACTACGACCACTACGTGCCGTCGCTCGTGGACCACCTCTCCCTGCGCTCGGAGTTTCTCACCTCGTACACCCAGTACCAGCCCGAGATCACCCAGGGGTTCCTGCAGGTGCTGTTCGAGTACCAGTCGCTGCTGGTCGAACTGACCGGCCTCGAGATCGCGAACTGCTCGATGTACGACGCCGCGACGGCCCTGGGCGAGGCCGCGACGCTCGCCGACCGGGTCCGCAGCACCGACGGCCACCGCGTGCTCGTCCCGGAACTGCTCCGCGAGGAGCGCCGCGACGTGCTGGAGAACTACGTCGCCGGCACCGAGATGACCGTCGAGACCGTCCCGGACGACGACGGCAACCTCGACATCGACGCCCTGGCGGACCGGATCGACGACGACGTGGTGATGGTGTACGCCGAGAACCCGACCGTCCGCGGCACGATAGAGGAGTCGCTCGGTCGCATCGCCGACCTCGCGCACGAGCGCGACGCGCTGTTCACGCTCGGCACCGACCCCGTGGCGCTCTCGCTACTCAAGCGCCCGGCGGACGTGGGGGTCGACGTGGTCGTCGGCGACGCGAGCGTCCTCGGCCTCCCGACGAGCTACGGGATGGGGCTGGGCCTGTTCGCGACGCGGGAGAACTT
Encoded here:
- the gcvPA gene encoding aminomethyl-transferring glycine dehydrogenase subunit GcvPA, with translation MTGHHTATGSPFAPHTPDETAEMLSVVGADDVDDLFDIPDPVRFDGEFGIEQRSERAIKRELRETLGENADLTEFLGRGHYDHYVPSLVDHLSLRSEFLTSYTQYQPEITQGFLQVLFEYQSLLVELTGLEIANCSMYDAATALGEAATLADRVRSTDGHRVLVPELLREERRDVLENYVAGTEMTVETVPDDDGNLDIDALADRIDDDVVMVYAENPTVRGTIEESLGRIADLAHERDALFTLGTDPVALSLLKRPADVGVDVVVGDASVLGLPTSYGMGLGLFATRENFVRQVPGRLVGASEDRAGNRTYTLTLQTREQHIRKERATSNICTNQAWVALRTAIHAADLGPSGLVDLAETCVTEARDLAAAVDDVDGVQAPVHDRHHFREFVAHTDQPAPAVAGDLEAEGYAVHAVGDHELQICVTDANAGRADELVAALEEVAR